In Vigna angularis cultivar LongXiaoDou No.4 chromosome 8, ASM1680809v1, whole genome shotgun sequence, the DNA window AGTCACACTACATGACCTCTGAGGCTCCAAAATTTGAGAGTTTGATAAAGAATACTTGTATAAagaatttttaacttattactTGTCACTTTGAAGTAAAGATGGTTGAAATTTCTTAACACTCATTTTCATTGATTTTGAGGAAGTTTATAACTAACACCATGTTCTTTTGCCTAACTTTTATAGCCACCACCTCATTTTTAGAAACCGATAACTATGTGCGTTCTCCTTAAATCACCTGTGTGCTTAGGTGAATTACAAGTTTACTAAgtgttaattataaaattagttaagATAATTATTACTTTATGTAGTCTTATGAGTGCATTTTGGATTCTAGTTGTTTAAGATGCATGAGATGTGTCTTTTCATTCACCTTGGTTGACAGTTTCTCTAAAGAGAAGAATGAACTCCTCTTGTATTATCCATTttgaacatttaataaaattctctCTTTTATTGAGTTTAACTTCAGGagtcataacttttttttattcttatcttGATAAGTTTTATTAAATAGTGAATTTgtttatacttatattttaagattCATTATAACAATGAcattttcttctccaacttGAAATCTCAAtccattttctatttcatttgaATACTTCTTTATGTTTTGCTTAAAAAACGCAAGTTAAACCATGGATATGTCATGTTCTACCAATCTTGTTTGTTTGTTCAAAGGTTTAAGTTCCTTATATCTCTTTAAGTTAATCAAATTCTTTTCAATCTTTTACGTCAATAAAGGACACTTAAAGTATTTAGTTTTATTCTTGAAGTTGTTATCCCAATTCTATTTGGAATTGTATGTCGAATTCGCCAAATTTAGTTGGGAATAATGCGTCGAATTCATCTAATAATACGAGTAATTTACCAAAGTATAACTTGAAAGAACGTAAGTTTTTTTTCCCTTGGAACTGTACCTAATCctctttattcaaattaataatgCCTGTTCAAATTAGATGGCCATTATTTTTCACGTCATAGTTTCGATTTCGATACAGCATTTAAagattaatattaaatgatcCGTATTCTTTTATTGGCTTCCATGAAATCTACCAATTTTCTTTCATGGACTATTGAATTAAGAGAAAACATTAAAGAACAAGAAGCTATACATTTGAGGTCAAAATTGCTCTTGAGTGTTGTGGAAGTAACATAACTACAGAAGACAATATCTAGTTGCATCATAATGAATCTAACCTATCACAATTACTTATGTTTTTGACCAATGCACCAGATTTAGAAGAACATAAAACCTTCAATAATAGAGCAATAAAGCAACCTCCTAAACTAGTAAGACATGTATCAAATCCTGTGACAAAGTCCATTATATAAACAAATCAATCCTTGGAATTCTTCCATCCACATCACGAAAACTAGCTAGTTCTCACACAATAACCCTATCACAGGTTCATTTCAATATGGCATTCTTGCCAAAATTTTCACCTTTCACCATTCTTAGTTTACTGTTATTAGTGGTTGGAGTCATTGTGTCTAGGGCTGAAGCTAGGCCAAGAGCATTCTTTGTATTTGGAGATTCACTTGTCGATAATGGAAACAACAATTACTTGGCTACCACTGCACGAGCTGATGCTCCTCCTTATGGCATTGATTACGCTCCAAATCACAGACCAACTGGTCGTTTCTCCAATGGCTACAACATTCCTGACTTTATCAGTTCAGTTTACATCTCTTCCCACATTTTCAAccccattttttttcttttagcatGCATCTTACAGAGGTCTATTTTCATGATCAAAATTTGTTGTTATGaaccatttttgttttcatgtaGCTTAGTTAGCCGATAAGAATAGCAATTAAACATAAAGTGTCTGTCTAAGTAATGATTGTGTCGTTTTCAGGTCAGCGACTTGGTGCTGAGTCTACATTGCCATATTTGAGTCCCGAGTTGACAGGAAATAAGCTCCTAGTTGGTGCCAATTTCGCTTCAGCAGGAATTGGCATACTTAATGACACTGGAATTCAGTTTGTAAGTTCATTAATAAGGACAATTGTAAAACTTAGTTCTTACTTTCAACTTAAAAAATTGATGTTGCATGCAACTTTTATACAGGTAAACGTGATCAGAATGTATAGACAGCTAGAATATTTTCAGGAGTACCAGAACCGAGTGAGTTCTTTGATTGGAGCTTCACAGGCAAAGCGTTTAGTGAATCAATCACTAGTTCTGATTACAGTAGGTGGCAATGATTTTGTGAACAACTACTACTTGGTGCCCAATTCAGCAAGGTCTCGCCAATATCCACTTCCTCAATATGTGACATATCTCATCTCAGAGTACAAAAAGCTTTTGCAGGTAAAACCCTATTGATTAAACAAAAGGGTTAACGCATAATGTTGTTGTCATAACtatttctctcattttttcATCTACGAATTCTGCAGAAGCTGTATGATCTTGGAGCTAGGAGAGTTCTTGTGACAGGCACAGGACCTTTGGGTTGTGTCCCTTCAGAACTGGCCCAACGAGGCAGAAATGGAGAATGTGCTGCTGAACTACAACAAGCAGCAGAATTGTTTAACCCACAACTGGAACAAATGTTGCTACAACTCAACAGGAAACTTGGAAAGGACGTTTTCATTGCTGCAAACACAGGAAAAATGCACAACAATTTCGTTACTAACCCCGAACAGTTTGGTACTACAcattatttttcatgttatcTAACTCCATCTCCTCTTTGTCAAGGTTTTACACTGTGGTTGCAGTTATGTTACAGGCATTGCAATTGTGTTTCATGTTACTTGAAAGACAATGCGGTTGCcgtcaaaacatttaaaatcaTGTTCTAACTAGTGGAGTGATAAAGCAACAATTAAGGTCTAAGgtttgtgttgttgttgttgctgctgctgcaGGGTTTATTACGGCAAAAGTAGCTTGTTGTGGACAAGGACCCTACAATGGTCTTGGATTGTGCACACCACTCTCCAACCTGTGCCCTAACAGGGCGCAGTATGCATTTTGGGATGCATTCCACCCATCTCAAGAGGCCAACAGACTTATTGTGGAGGAAATCATGTCAGGTTCTGAAGCTTACATGAATCCTATGAACCTTAGCACCATCTTGGCTTTGGATGCTATCACCACTTGAAGACAAGCGAACATGATCATCGTTTGATGTTATActtgttttatagtttattagtTGTAATTGTGAGAACTGTATTCCTCCGTATAAGAGAGGAACAAAACTTAAGAAAATAACTTGGGTTTTACCAAAAGTTACTGTGGAGGATATAAAAGGCTACACCGATTCCAAAAGCTACATCATGTTCCACTGTCAGTTTTTTCCCATTCTGTGGAGGGCACCCAAAGTACTGAATGGATTAAATACGTTTTTGTTTCCCCatttcttgattaatttttctttcaaattgaatccttaatcaattaaaatattttatttaagtattgTCTACCTTCATTAGTTCTATTTTCTACAAGTTAATTACTGGTCTTTAGACCTCAACCAATCTATAAAAAATCatccaaaaattaaataattcattagAATTAATTCTTTTTCCTTGATTTGAATTTGTTTAGAACTAGctagttttaaataatttataatttggcacttaaaaaaaaaactaaaacagaattgaaattaatcatttaaatatttgtattatttattacttcattgctatatgaaaatatatgaatgaacagagaaaggaaagaaacgATCTTTCTTGGCTTGAGTTGGGTTGAAGTTTAAGCTTTTTCACTTACGTTCTTGTATGGGAAGCATAATAGTAGTTTCTGCCAAGTTTGAGTGGAAGGGTCTAAGCTAAGCCCACCACCATTTTGGTGAGAAAAGGTGATGAGATCTCAATTAGcccaaaaaaggtgtaaacgtGGAACAAAGGAAATGTCATTAGCATCACCGAAGGTAGCAAATAAAGGAGTCTGTTTGATTCTTTGTGTCATATGTTCTTAGGTTTCTAAGATATGATCAGTTTTGCTTCCAGCTTGCTTAACTTTGAGTTTTGCACAAATTCATCCTAAGAAACCTGTTAACTAGAGAATTGATACGCGATCTGATCCACAGGACAGTGTTCATGCATTAAGCTACGAATCAAACACCTCGTGCTTGGTTGTTGTCAATTTCTTTTCACCAAAGCAAATTAAAAGACAACAACAATTAATCAGTAATTGAATGAAACAGTAGCATCATTAGCCTAATATGTGTTATCCATCTTGCTCTATTACGAGGCATGACAAATTATGTTCGTCCATTGTAGGTCTGTTTTGTTCTCTGTTTTATTACATTCTTGGTTGAGTTTGTCCTCACTTGATTTAAAGCAAGCATTTCTAGTGAGCCTTTATCTGTGCTTTTCTTGGTTTTTTAGGTTCTTTCTGTCCAGTATCCTGTCTTTTCTGTTTAGAATAGCTTTCTTTcgttttaatctttttcttgTTTGTCTTCATCATTCTCTGGTTTTGTATGCCACGTGAGTGCGATGGAGTTGTTCATATTACACTTGAGTTGTCTGCTTAAGAGACTGGACTCAACATAGGAAGCATTCTTTGATCTGCATAATATACCACTTGAGTGCTTCTTTCAATCACGAGTGATACACTTTGAGAGGATCTCCATTGCACCtacttttacttgtttttgttgtttttcttttattgtttaaacGGTTTGTTCTTTTGTGTTAGCCTTTCTGATGTCAAGACAATAAGCTATCCGTGATTCCAGTCAGGAAATTATGCAAAATTTCTCTTAATcataattgtgaaaaaaaaaatataaatacgaAATAATAATACTCAAAATAGAACTATTGAAGTTAtcctaataaagaaaaattacaatttcACCATTTTctcttaacttatttttttgcCTATGTTTTTTCTCTATTGGaatgaattacaaaaaaataagcAACATGTATTTATAAGTACACACAAGCAATATTCTTCCTTCACtttgttttcctatttttaagctttctaaaatattattgattttctATCTCTTAAAACCAAGAAGTAAGCATCCTTAATTTTTTCTCGGAGATGCAATTCTCTTTGTTGAGTTGACCAATTCTAAAAATCTCCCACTTGAAGATTAATTTCAATCTATCTTCACACCTTTATCATTGCAGCGATTTTATTGTAGCAAGCCAATTGAAGTTGAGCACAATTTCAGTTTGTCAATGGTTACCACTTTTGTTAACATATTTGCTGGATTCTTACTTTCGAGAATCTTTCTC includes these proteins:
- the LOC108345203 gene encoding GDSL esterase/lipase At5g33370 codes for the protein MAFLPKFSPFTILSLLLLVVGVIVSRAEARPRAFFVFGDSLVDNGNNNYLATTARADAPPYGIDYAPNHRPTGRFSNGYNIPDFISQRLGAESTLPYLSPELTGNKLLVGANFASAGIGILNDTGIQFVNVIRMYRQLEYFQEYQNRVSSLIGASQAKRLVNQSLVLITVGGNDFVNNYYLVPNSARSRQYPLPQYVTYLISEYKKLLQKLYDLGARRVLVTGTGPLGCVPSELAQRGRNGECAAELQQAAELFNPQLEQMLLQLNRKLGKDVFIAANTGKMHNNFVTNPEQFGFITAKVACCGQGPYNGLGLCTPLSNLCPNRAQYAFWDAFHPSQEANRLIVEEIMSGSEAYMNPMNLSTILALDAITT